One Actinosynnema pretiosum DNA segment encodes these proteins:
- a CDS encoding WXG100-like domain-containing protein, with protein MVEWTGFGDGVMSPDNVAGAGPVESLFQTIESFSRLDEGDVAEIVMNGGALGLDVLGAALDPLGALGTAGIGWLIEHVSFLREPLDYLAGDGDRIKAAVQTWNETATALGKIAEAQHDAIETQVSGWQQQAAEGFRASQRQLVKETVVLSESCTRVAGDIATAGTITATIRGTIRDLIAMFVWEVVRNAAIALASSVVSFGSSIAAFTAWTVGRGAVVLGKITQKLSKLVSVVTRILGRIKQLTGALGRALKGLARFGKRAGGGAPTPSAPRFPGLDGLGKGLDDVGKRLVDRGTTAPSLSDAAAKARQGAGEFADRYKDAGNVAQRFADQHHVPAADKFASAADAYTPFKPITRADGTVSPHSVPSFNDGAFQIKFAADNFREIAKQDELVEKGATDDVKQFKRRTGYLDE; from the coding sequence ATGGTGGAGTGGACCGGGTTCGGCGACGGGGTGATGAGTCCGGACAATGTGGCTGGGGCGGGACCGGTCGAGTCCCTGTTCCAGACGATCGAGTCCTTCTCGCGCCTGGACGAGGGTGACGTCGCCGAGATCGTCATGAACGGCGGTGCGCTGGGTCTCGATGTGCTCGGGGCCGCGCTCGACCCGCTGGGCGCGCTCGGCACGGCGGGCATCGGCTGGTTGATCGAGCACGTTTCCTTCCTGCGCGAGCCGCTGGACTACCTGGCGGGTGACGGCGACCGGATCAAGGCCGCCGTGCAGACGTGGAACGAGACCGCCACGGCGCTGGGGAAGATCGCCGAAGCGCAGCACGACGCCATCGAGACCCAGGTGTCGGGTTGGCAGCAGCAGGCCGCTGAGGGGTTCCGCGCCAGCCAGCGGCAGCTGGTGAAGGAAACGGTGGTGCTCAGCGAATCGTGCACACGGGTCGCCGGGGACATCGCCACGGCGGGCACGATCACGGCGACGATCAGGGGAACGATCCGGGACCTGATCGCCATGTTCGTGTGGGAGGTGGTCCGGAACGCGGCCATCGCGCTGGCCTCCTCCGTGGTCAGCTTCGGCAGCTCCATCGCCGCGTTCACCGCGTGGACGGTCGGGCGCGGTGCGGTTGTGCTGGGCAAGATCACGCAGAAGTTGAGCAAGCTGGTGAGCGTCGTCACTCGCATCCTGGGGCGGATCAAGCAGCTCACCGGTGCGCTGGGGCGTGCGCTGAAGGGGTTGGCGCGGTTCGGGAAGAGGGCGGGTGGGGGTGCGCCGACGCCGAGCGCCCCGCGCTTCCCCGGTCTGGACGGCCTGGGCAAGGGCTTGGACGACGTCGGCAAGCGCTTGGTCGACCGGGGGACCACCGCGCCGTCGTTGAGCGACGCGGCGGCCAAGGCGCGGCAGGGGGCTGGGGAGTTCGCGGACCGGTACAAGGACGCGGGCAACGTCGCGCAGAGGTTCGCCGACCAGCACCACGTGCCTGCGGCCGACAAGTTCGCTTCCGCTGCGGACGCGTACACCCCGTTCAAGCCGATCACCCGTGCGGACGGGACCGTGTCGCCGCACTCGGTGCCGAGCTTCAACGACGGGGCTTTCCAGATCAAGTTTGCTGCGGACAACTTCCGGGAGATCGCCAAGCAGGACGAACTGGTGGAAAAAGGGGCCACCGACGACGTCAAGCAGTTCAAGCGCCGGACGGGATACCTGGACGAATGA
- a CDS encoding type VII secretion target, whose protein sequence is MSGGGYEVVTGQLEAFAEAQDGRGGEVAAAAGKAGGVNLGGETFGVLLSFFANGAESAAAEVVEGIERLAAAYGEAAGDTRATAAEYAAVEDGNAAGDTRATAAEYAAVEDGNAAGFGGEG, encoded by the coding sequence GTGAGCGGCGGCGGGTACGAGGTCGTCACCGGGCAGCTGGAGGCGTTCGCCGAGGCGCAGGACGGGCGCGGCGGCGAGGTGGCCGCCGCGGCGGGCAAGGCCGGTGGGGTGAACCTGGGCGGGGAGACGTTCGGGGTGCTGCTGTCGTTCTTCGCGAACGGCGCGGAGAGCGCGGCGGCGGAGGTCGTCGAGGGGATCGAGCGGTTGGCGGCGGCGTACGGGGAGGCGGCGGGGGACACCAGGGCCACCGCGGCGGAGTACGCGGCCGTGGAGGACGGGAACGCGGCGGGGGACACCAGGGCCACCGCGGCGGAGTACGCGGCCGTGGAGGACGGGAACGCGGCGGGGTTCGGGGGTGAGGGCTGA
- a CDS encoding YbaB/EbfC family nucleoid-associated protein: MEPERVIADLEARARDLAARSAQAQEQIRQASATVRAKDGAVTVTVAPNGAVQAIEFSPKAGELSHVQLGQVVMGVLRQAQAQAARQVAAVLEPDFGGTQAMEFLTGFIPVEEVEEPAARAREEGSVLRDESWGAGPARPGYSPPPAPPAPPARRPVDRGEPDEDDGFGPVLR; encoded by the coding sequence GTGGAACCCGAACGGGTGATAGCGGACCTGGAGGCCAGGGCTCGCGACCTGGCCGCGCGGTCGGCGCAGGCGCAGGAGCAGATCCGGCAGGCGTCGGCGACCGTGCGCGCCAAGGACGGGGCGGTCACGGTGACCGTGGCGCCGAACGGGGCGGTGCAGGCCATCGAGTTCTCGCCGAAGGCGGGCGAGCTGTCGCACGTGCAGCTCGGGCAGGTCGTGATGGGGGTGCTGCGGCAGGCCCAGGCGCAGGCGGCGCGGCAGGTCGCGGCGGTGCTGGAACCGGACTTCGGCGGGACGCAGGCGATGGAGTTCCTGACCGGGTTCATCCCGGTGGAGGAGGTCGAGGAGCCTGCGGCTCGGGCTCGCGAGGAGGGCAGCGTGCTGCGGGACGAGTCCTGGGGCGCCGGCCCGGCGCGGCCGGGCTACTCGCCCCCGCCCGCACCTCCGGCCCCGCCCGCGCGGCGCCCGGTGGACCGGGGCGAGCCGGACGAGGACGACGGCTTCGGGCCGGTGCTCCGGTGA
- a CDS encoding sensor domain-containing protein: MPKRVGRAPVVLDDPEGPARPEAVALGGVTPPDPPSLLCDPEGVVVRASAAAAVLAGVADPGALVGRPLGELLAGDPPDHRLTRADGAQVVVRVVRGPADAAGLTTVLLVDVSDLAKAADELRDEQRRLRAVQRVAAIGSWEYDPDTGATVWSRTHYELLGIEPGSVVPGAQAVLAVTHPDDHDVVASYWSNREITGAPIDIVYRVVRPDGELRWIRGVAEAGLRADGRARLITGYIRDITEQWRADRALATERARLLEAQRIARIGSWTYDVRGRSLHRSEVLLEMYSAIGVSPDRHDLLSGVHADDRAHLLELRRKLLRAKDGRTQEAEVRSELGDRVYVCRARVEREPGGRAPVRLHGTVQDVTEARAMEQQLREDRRRLADAQRAARLGVWEWDLATGEVVWSDMLAELFGVPRDERTTYRTYLDLVHPDDRAWVDDMWQQLATEETPVQCEHRIVRRDGAVRVFRSHGVVINGPDGRTLAVGTAQDITEQRVAETRMQRSSQRFADLVSLTPVGIGLFDEGERLVEANDALCDLLGMDLEQLRGMTAEQLTDPTDNDDRLQSVSRMTEFGAERAHKIPQRILVRPDGERVYCELHIALSVQDDGRRFWLIVFQDITERRRTAEALRHQATHDDLTGLPNRALVKELLGELLEGGDRAKVAVLFCDIDNFKRVNDSLGHDAGDELLVALARRLEGGLPDGCTAARLSGDEYVIICENIDAVGGVDALATRVAGLLRTAVPVHGQLVRVSASIGAAVPNGSRATGADLLRFADAAMFEAKRSGAGRVSLASAALIASADRQVHLEGQLRDALAHDGLALHYQPVVGVDGSVQTAEALVRWPHPDRGLLSPDIFLPVAEQGDLLRELDRWVLRTALKEAATWPAPDGKPVAVAVNLAGLVPGDPEFVDIVSATIAESGIPWDRVVLELVETALVDLPSRVRQSMAELVERGVQFAVDDFGTGYSSLARLKDLPAQIIKVDRRFVAGVGSDSSDFAVARAVVDMARAMGRKCVAEGVETATQFHVLRGVGVDAYQGWLFSRPVPPKEFRAVLALGPLHIPKAG, translated from the coding sequence GTGCCCAAGCGGGTTGGCCGCGCTCCAGTGGTGCTCGACGACCCCGAGGGGCCGGCGCGACCCGAGGCCGTCGCGCTGGGCGGCGTGACGCCGCCCGACCCGCCCTCGCTGCTGTGCGACCCCGAGGGCGTCGTGGTCAGGGCCAGCGCCGCGGCGGCCGTGCTCGCCGGGGTCGCCGACCCCGGCGCGCTCGTCGGCCGACCCCTCGGCGAGCTGCTCGCGGGTGACCCGCCGGACCACCGGCTCACCCGCGCCGACGGCGCCCAGGTCGTGGTGCGCGTCGTGCGCGGACCCGCCGACGCCGCGGGGCTGACCACCGTCCTGCTGGTCGACGTGTCCGACCTGGCCAAGGCCGCCGACGAGCTGCGCGACGAGCAGCGGCGGCTGCGCGCGGTCCAGCGCGTGGCCGCCATCGGCTCCTGGGAGTACGACCCGGACACCGGCGCGACCGTGTGGTCCAGGACGCACTACGAGCTGCTCGGCATCGAGCCCGGTTCGGTCGTGCCCGGAGCGCAGGCCGTCCTCGCGGTGACCCACCCGGACGACCACGACGTGGTCGCCAGCTACTGGAGCAACCGCGAGATCACCGGCGCGCCGATAGACATCGTCTACCGGGTCGTCCGGCCCGACGGCGAGCTGCGCTGGATCCGGGGCGTCGCCGAGGCCGGGCTGCGCGCCGACGGCCGCGCCCGGCTGATCACCGGCTACATCAGGGACATCACCGAGCAGTGGCGCGCCGACCGGGCGCTCGCCACCGAGCGCGCGCGCCTGCTGGAGGCGCAGCGGATCGCCCGCATCGGCAGCTGGACCTACGACGTGCGGGGCCGCTCGCTGCACCGCAGCGAGGTGCTGCTGGAGATGTACTCGGCCATCGGCGTCTCGCCCGACCGCCACGACCTGCTCAGCGGCGTGCACGCCGACGACCGCGCCCACCTGCTGGAGCTGCGCCGGAAGCTGTTGCGCGCCAAGGACGGCCGCACGCAGGAGGCCGAGGTGCGCAGCGAGCTGGGCGACCGGGTCTACGTGTGCCGCGCCCGCGTCGAGCGCGAGCCCGGCGGGCGCGCCCCGGTGCGGCTGCACGGGACCGTGCAGGACGTCACCGAGGCGCGGGCCATGGAGCAGCAGCTGCGGGAGGACCGGCGCAGGCTCGCCGACGCCCAGCGCGCCGCCCGGCTCGGCGTGTGGGAGTGGGACCTGGCGACCGGCGAGGTGGTGTGGTCGGACATGCTCGCCGAGCTGTTCGGCGTGCCGCGCGACGAGCGCACCACGTACCGGACCTACCTGGACCTGGTGCACCCGGACGACCGGGCCTGGGTCGACGACATGTGGCAGCAGCTGGCCACCGAGGAGACCCCGGTGCAGTGCGAGCACCGGATCGTGCGGCGCGACGGCGCGGTGCGGGTGTTCCGCAGCCACGGCGTCGTCATCAACGGGCCGGACGGGCGCACGCTCGCCGTGGGCACCGCGCAGGACATCACCGAGCAGCGCGTCGCCGAGACCCGGATGCAGCGCTCCAGCCAGCGCTTCGCCGACCTGGTGTCGCTGACCCCGGTCGGCATCGGGCTGTTCGACGAGGGCGAGCGGCTGGTCGAGGCCAACGACGCGCTGTGCGACCTGCTCGGCATGGACCTGGAGCAGCTGCGCGGCATGACCGCGGAGCAGCTGACCGACCCGACCGACAACGACGACCGGCTGCAGTCGGTCAGCCGGATGACCGAGTTCGGCGCGGAGCGGGCGCACAAGATCCCGCAGCGGATACTGGTCAGGCCGGACGGCGAGCGGGTCTACTGCGAGCTGCACATCGCGCTGTCCGTGCAGGACGACGGCAGGCGGTTCTGGCTCATCGTGTTCCAGGACATCACCGAGCGCCGCCGCACCGCCGAGGCGCTGCGCCACCAGGCCACCCACGACGACCTCACCGGGCTGCCGAACCGGGCGCTGGTCAAGGAGCTGCTGGGCGAGCTGCTGGAGGGCGGCGACCGGGCGAAGGTCGCGGTGCTGTTCTGCGACATCGACAACTTCAAGCGGGTCAACGACTCCCTGGGCCACGACGCAGGCGACGAGCTGCTCGTCGCGCTGGCGCGGCGGCTGGAGGGCGGGCTGCCCGACGGGTGCACGGCGGCCCGGCTGTCCGGCGACGAGTACGTGATCATCTGCGAGAACATCGACGCGGTGGGCGGCGTGGACGCGCTGGCGACCCGCGTCGCCGGCCTGCTGCGCACGGCCGTCCCGGTGCACGGGCAGCTGGTCCGGGTGTCGGCGTCGATCGGCGCGGCGGTGCCCAACGGCTCGCGCGCCACCGGCGCGGACCTGCTGCGGTTCGCGGACGCGGCGATGTTCGAGGCCAAGCGGTCCGGCGCCGGGCGGGTGTCGCTGGCGTCGGCGGCGCTGATCGCGTCGGCCGACCGGCAGGTGCACCTGGAGGGGCAGCTGCGGGACGCGCTCGCCCACGACGGGCTGGCGCTGCACTACCAGCCGGTGGTCGGCGTGGACGGGTCGGTGCAGACCGCCGAGGCGCTGGTCCGGTGGCCGCACCCGGACCGGGGGCTGCTGTCGCCGGACATCTTCCTGCCCGTCGCTGAGCAGGGCGACCTGCTGCGCGAGCTGGACCGGTGGGTGCTGCGGACCGCGCTCAAGGAGGCCGCGACCTGGCCCGCGCCGGACGGCAAGCCCGTGGCGGTGGCGGTGAACCTGGCCGGGCTGGTGCCGGGCGACCCGGAGTTCGTGGACATCGTGTCGGCGACCATCGCCGAGTCCGGCATCCCGTGGGACCGGGTGGTGCTGGAGCTGGTGGAGACGGCGCTGGTCGACCTGCCCTCGCGGGTGCGGCAGTCCATGGCGGAGCTGGTCGAGCGCGGCGTGCAGTTCGCCGTGGACGACTTCGGCACCGGGTACTCGTCGCTGGCGCGGCTCAAGGACCTGCCCGCGCAGATCATCAAGGTCGACCGGCGGTTCGTGGCCGGGGTGGGCAGCGACTCGTCGGACTTCGCGGTGGCGCGGGCCGTGGTGGACATGGCGCGGGCGATGGGGCGCAAGTGCGTCGCGGAGGGCGTCGAGACGGCCACCCAGTTCCACGTGCTGCGCGGCGTCGGGGTGGACGCCTACCAGGGGTGGCTGTTCTCCCGGCCGGTGCCGCCGAAGGAGTTCCGGGCGGTGCTCGCGCTGGGGCCGCTGCACATCCCCAAGGCCGGGTGA
- a CDS encoding NAD(P)-dependent malic enzyme, protein MTAVNDTPVQLTDDEIFTAHEGGKLAVGATASLADPRALSIAYTPGVARVSRAIAADPALADRYTWAGRLVAVVSDGTAVLGLGDIGPRASLPVMEGKAALFKTFGGLDSIPLVLDTTDVDEIVETLVRLRPSFGAVNLEDVSAPRCFELEAKLIEALDVPVMHDDQHGTAVVTLAALRGANTVLGKDIADQRVVVSGAGAAGVAITRILLAAGAGEVTLVDSRGIIHAGRAGLNPVKEQLAPLTNGSGLRGGLDVALRGADVFVGVSSAQVPEEQVASMAAGSVVFALSNPDPEVHPEVAARHAAVVATGRSDFPNQINNVLAFPGIFRGALDAGARRITEGMKLAAAGAIAAVAAEDLAVDRIVPSALDPRVGPEVAAAVALAAAEDGVA, encoded by the coding sequence GTGACCGCAGTGAACGACACCCCAGTCCAGCTCACCGACGACGAGATCTTCACCGCCCACGAGGGCGGCAAGCTCGCCGTGGGGGCCACCGCCTCGCTCGCCGACCCCAGGGCGCTGTCCATCGCCTACACGCCCGGCGTGGCCAGGGTCAGCCGCGCCATCGCCGCCGACCCCGCCCTCGCCGACCGCTACACCTGGGCGGGCCGCCTGGTCGCCGTCGTCAGCGACGGCACCGCCGTGCTGGGCCTCGGCGACATCGGCCCGCGCGCCTCCCTGCCCGTCATGGAGGGCAAGGCCGCGCTGTTCAAGACCTTCGGCGGCCTCGACTCCATCCCGCTGGTGCTCGACACCACCGACGTGGACGAGATCGTCGAGACCCTGGTCCGGCTGCGCCCGTCCTTCGGCGCGGTCAACCTGGAGGACGTCTCCGCCCCGCGCTGCTTCGAGCTGGAGGCGAAGCTGATCGAGGCGCTGGACGTGCCGGTCATGCACGACGACCAGCACGGCACCGCCGTCGTCACCCTCGCCGCCCTGCGCGGCGCGAACACCGTGCTGGGCAAGGACATCGCGGACCAGCGCGTGGTGGTCTCCGGCGCGGGCGCGGCGGGCGTCGCGATCACCCGCATCCTGCTCGCCGCGGGCGCGGGCGAGGTGACCCTCGTGGACTCGCGCGGGATCATCCACGCCGGACGCGCCGGGCTGAACCCGGTGAAGGAGCAGCTGGCCCCGCTCACCAACGGCAGCGGGCTGCGCGGCGGCCTGGACGTGGCGCTGCGCGGCGCGGACGTCTTCGTCGGCGTCTCCTCCGCGCAGGTCCCCGAGGAGCAGGTCGCGAGCATGGCGGCGGGCTCGGTGGTGTTCGCGCTGTCCAACCCGGACCCCGAGGTGCACCCCGAGGTCGCGGCCAGGCACGCCGCCGTCGTGGCCACCGGGCGCAGCGACTTCCCCAACCAGATCAACAACGTGCTCGCGTTCCCCGGCATCTTCCGCGGCGCGCTGGACGCGGGGGCCAGGCGCATCACCGAGGGCATGAAGCTGGCCGCCGCCGGGGCGATCGCCGCCGTGGCCGCCGAGGACCTCGCGGTGGACCGGATCGTGCCGAGCGCGCTCGACCCCAGGGTCGGGCCGGAAGTCGCCGCCGCTGTGGCCTTGGCAGCGGCCGAAGACGGAGTAGCCTGA
- a CDS encoding dTDP-4-dehydrorhamnose 3,5-epimerase family protein: MQARELRIPGAFEFTPSVFPDDRGFFVAPFQESAFERITGHRLRVAQVNHSQSRRGVVRGLHYADVPPGQAKYVHCPRGRLLDVVVDIRVGSPTFGQWDAVELSAEKFNGVYLPEGFGHALMALEDDTVTAYLCSEGFNPKAERGVDPLSLDLPWPEGIEPVLSEKDAQAPSLAQAREQGLLPDYEECVRWYAELKRA, from the coding sequence ATGCAGGCACGCGAGTTGCGAATTCCCGGTGCGTTCGAGTTCACACCTTCGGTTTTCCCGGACGACCGCGGCTTCTTCGTCGCCCCGTTCCAGGAGTCGGCGTTCGAGCGGATCACCGGGCACCGCCTGCGGGTCGCGCAGGTGAACCACTCGCAGTCCCGGCGCGGGGTGGTCCGGGGGCTGCACTACGCGGACGTGCCGCCGGGTCAGGCGAAGTACGTGCACTGCCCGCGCGGCAGGCTGCTGGACGTGGTGGTGGACATCCGGGTCGGGTCGCCGACGTTCGGGCAGTGGGACGCGGTGGAGCTGTCGGCGGAGAAGTTCAACGGGGTGTACCTGCCCGAGGGGTTCGGCCACGCGCTGATGGCGCTGGAGGACGACACGGTCACCGCGTACCTGTGCAGCGAGGGGTTCAACCCGAAGGCGGAGCGCGGCGTCGACCCGCTGAGCCTGGACCTGCCGTGGCCGGAGGGGATCGAGCCGGTGCTGTCCGAGAAGGACGCGCAGGCGCCGAGCCTGGCGCAGGCGCGGGAGCAGGGCCTGCTGCCGGACTACGAGGAGTGCGTCCGCTGGTACGCGGAGCTCAAGCGCGCCTGA
- a CDS encoding S24 family peptidase, whose product MRNTTPSEPVGQSEVIVLGMLKVRGPSMHPTIRTGDLVSVAYGRPPRAGDVVLVRWAHRPGQLSVKRAVRADGAGWHVEGDNPFASTDSRELGPAEVLGVVRFRVWPRPGRLKRSPWAGGGLELG is encoded by the coding sequence GTGCGGAACACTACTCCGAGTGAACCGGTCGGGCAGTCGGAGGTGATCGTGCTCGGGATGCTCAAGGTCCGCGGGCCCTCCATGCACCCCACCATCCGGACGGGGGATCTCGTCTCCGTGGCGTACGGGCGGCCACCGCGCGCCGGGGACGTCGTGCTGGTCAGGTGGGCGCACCGGCCCGGCCAGCTGTCCGTCAAGCGGGCCGTGCGGGCGGACGGGGCCGGGTGGCACGTGGAGGGGGACAACCCGTTCGCCTCCACCGACTCCCGCGAGCTGGGACCGGCCGAGGTGCTCGGGGTCGTGCGGTTCCGGGTGTGGCCCCGGCCCGGTCGGCTGAAGCGGTCGCCGTGGGCCGGGGGCGGCCTGGAGCTCGGGTGA
- the sodN gene encoding superoxide dismutase, Ni, translating into MRLLSRIRELHRAIPEATAHCDLPCGVYDPAQARIEAESIKAVQEKYQANEDPEFRQRAVLIKEQRSELVKHHLWVLWTDYFKAPHFEKYPQLHDLFNRATKAAGASGTKGNMDPATGQQLLDLIAEIDKIFWETKQA; encoded by the coding sequence ATGCGACTTCTGTCGCGCATCCGTGAACTCCACCGCGCGATCCCGGAGGCCACCGCGCACTGCGACCTCCCGTGCGGTGTCTACGACCCGGCCCAGGCCAGGATCGAAGCGGAGTCCATCAAGGCGGTCCAGGAGAAGTACCAGGCCAACGAGGACCCGGAGTTCCGCCAGCGCGCCGTGCTGATCAAGGAGCAGCGCAGCGAACTGGTGAAGCACCACCTGTGGGTGCTGTGGACCGACTACTTCAAGGCGCCGCACTTCGAGAAGTACCCGCAGCTGCACGACCTGTTCAACCGCGCCACCAAGGCCGCGGGCGCGTCGGGCACCAAGGGCAACATGGACCCGGCGACGGGCCAGCAGCTGCTGGACCTGATCGCGGAGATCGACAAGATCTTCTGGGAGACCAAGCAGGCGTGA
- a CDS encoding MrcB family domain-containing protein: MRDLLQGVLQLQPVWSQENTVEMQERGKLVRDGITRWLRARVERLDAELPEPIGDLRVEARDGTGRKSEIPWARVYSHSRSPSATKGWYLVYLFNAQGDGAYLNLGKGATRWENDELHPLPHDELRRSTAAARERLRDLLDLRPDLVTEISLDARRSQLGPAYEAGTVAGFHYPIGEVPDEDVLERDLGFLLGVLAELHHRDGRAPEVVEAERAAEVVAGRRRAGQGFLRSAAERKAVEGRAVLLAAEHLEGLGYEVEDVGAVRSYDLDARRGDERLFVEVKGTTQDWGADSRIVLTRNEVELNRREHRDSVLVVVSGISLDRATCTASGGEVRVARPWRIDEERLTPVSYQYVVGGDVVPVD, from the coding sequence GTGCGGGATTTGCTACAGGGCGTGTTGCAGCTCCAGCCGGTGTGGAGCCAGGAGAACACCGTCGAGATGCAGGAGCGCGGCAAGCTGGTGCGCGACGGGATCACGCGCTGGCTGAGGGCGCGGGTCGAGCGGCTGGACGCGGAGCTGCCGGAGCCGATCGGCGACCTGCGGGTCGAGGCGCGGGACGGGACCGGCCGCAAGAGCGAGATCCCGTGGGCGCGGGTCTACTCGCACAGCAGGTCGCCCTCGGCCACCAAGGGCTGGTACCTCGTCTACCTGTTCAACGCCCAGGGCGACGGCGCCTACCTGAACCTCGGCAAGGGCGCGACCAGGTGGGAGAACGACGAGCTCCACCCGCTGCCGCACGACGAGCTCAGGCGGAGCACGGCCGCCGCCAGGGAGCGGTTGCGGGACCTGCTGGACCTGCGGCCCGACCTGGTCACCGAGATCTCCCTGGACGCCCGGCGCTCGCAGCTCGGCCCCGCCTACGAGGCGGGCACCGTGGCCGGGTTCCACTACCCGATCGGCGAGGTGCCGGACGAGGACGTGCTGGAGCGCGACCTGGGGTTCCTGCTCGGGGTGCTGGCCGAGCTGCACCACCGGGACGGGCGCGCGCCCGAGGTCGTCGAGGCCGAGCGCGCCGCCGAGGTCGTCGCGGGCAGGCGGCGGGCGGGGCAGGGGTTCCTGCGGTCCGCCGCCGAGCGCAAGGCCGTCGAGGGGCGGGCGGTGCTGCTGGCCGCCGAGCACCTGGAGGGGCTCGGGTACGAGGTGGAGGACGTGGGCGCGGTGCGGTCCTACGACCTGGACGCGCGGCGCGGTGACGAGCGGTTGTTCGTGGAGGTGAAGGGCACCACGCAGGACTGGGGCGCGGACAGCCGGATCGTGCTGACGCGCAACGAGGTCGAGCTCAACCGGCGGGAGCACCGGGACTCGGTGCTCGTCGTGGTGAGCGGGATCTCGCTCGACCGGGCCACCTGCACGGCGTCCGGGGGCGAGGTCCGGGTCGCGCGCCCGTGGCGGATCGACGAGGAGCGCTTGACGCCGGTCTCGTACCAGTACGTCGTCGGCGGCGACGTCGTGCCGGTCGACTAG
- a CDS encoding histidine phosphatase family protein — MTAHLYLVRHGQTAWSESGRHTGISDVPLTTHGVQQARRAGAVLARLRGTDLPPALALCSTRERSWRTAELVGLDAEKTEALAEWDYGDYEGLTTEQIREQVPGWTVWTHPCPNGETAEQVRDRAALVVDEARAGLRKGDVVLVGHGHFTRAVIATWLGLGPEDGVRFALDPAGIAVLGDERGTPQVRSLNVPAWELASD; from the coding sequence GTGACGGCCCACCTCTACCTCGTGCGGCACGGCCAGACCGCTTGGTCCGAGAGCGGCAGGCACACCGGGATCTCCGACGTGCCCCTCACCACCCACGGCGTTCAGCAGGCCAGGCGCGCGGGCGCCGTCCTGGCCAGGCTGCGCGGAACCGACCTTCCCCCCGCCCTCGCGCTGTGCTCCACCCGCGAGCGCTCCTGGCGGACCGCCGAGCTCGTCGGGCTCGACGCGGAGAAGACCGAGGCGCTCGCCGAGTGGGACTACGGCGACTACGAGGGCCTCACCACCGAGCAGATCCGCGAGCAGGTCCCCGGCTGGACGGTCTGGACGCACCCCTGCCCGAACGGCGAGACCGCCGAGCAGGTGCGCGACCGGGCCGCGCTGGTGGTCGACGAGGCCCGCGCCGGGTTGCGCAAGGGCGACGTCGTGCTCGTCGGCCACGGGCACTTCACCCGCGCGGTCATCGCCACCTGGTTGGGGCTCGGGCCCGAGGACGGGGTGCGGTTCGCGCTCGACCCGGCGGGCATCGCGGTGCTCGGGGACGAGCGCGGGACGCCCCAGGTGCGGTCGCTGAACGTGCCCGCCTGGGAGCTCGCGAGCGACTGA
- a CDS encoding SAM-dependent methyltransferase encodes MQNSPRPVSDDRDRPNAARLYDYYLGGAHNFAVDREFALRAVSEVPADAMVQHGRAFLRRAVKLCLERGIRQFLDLGSGIPTAGNVHEVAHEVDPDCRVVYVDNEPATVAHARAMLRGRAGVAMAEADVRDPAAVLASPECRELLDLTAPVAVLMVAILPCLVAADRPERVVAGYRDVMAAGSLLVFTHLTADFQPEVVDKLLGVATDAHPLTPRTKAEVEVLLDGFELLEPGLVLSSKWRREGDEPEFGVEAVSYGAVGLRR; translated from the coding sequence GTGCAGAACTCCCCGAGACCGGTGTCGGACGACCGGGACCGTCCGAACGCGGCTCGGCTGTACGACTACTACCTCGGCGGCGCGCACAACTTCGCCGTCGACCGGGAGTTCGCGCTCCGCGCGGTCAGCGAGGTGCCCGCCGACGCGATGGTGCAGCACGGCCGCGCGTTCCTGCGGCGCGCCGTGAAGCTGTGCCTGGAGCGGGGCATCCGGCAGTTCCTCGACCTCGGGTCCGGCATCCCCACGGCGGGCAACGTGCACGAGGTCGCCCACGAGGTCGACCCGGACTGCCGCGTGGTCTACGTGGACAACGAGCCCGCGACCGTCGCGCACGCCCGCGCGATGCTGCGCGGTCGGGCCGGTGTGGCGATGGCCGAGGCCGACGTCCGCGACCCGGCCGCCGTGCTGGCCTCGCCGGAGTGCCGCGAGCTGCTGGACCTGACGGCGCCGGTCGCGGTGCTGATGGTGGCGATCCTGCCGTGCCTGGTGGCGGCCGACCGGCCGGAGCGGGTCGTGGCGGGGTACCGGGACGTGATGGCGGCGGGCAGCCTGCTGGTGTTCACCCACCTCACCGCGGACTTCCAGCCGGAGGTGGTGGACAAGCTGCTCGGGGTGGCGACCGACGCGCACCCGCTCACGCCGAGGACCAAGGCGGAGGTCGAGGTGCTGCTGGACGGGTTCGAGCTGCTGGAGCCGGGGCTGGTGCTGTCGTCCAAGTGGCGGCGGGAGGGCGACGAGCCGGAGTTCGGCGTCGAGGCGGTGTCGTACGGGGCGGTGGGCTTGCGGCGCTGA